One window of Pectobacterium carotovorum genomic DNA carries:
- a CDS encoding aminodeoxychorismate synthase component II, producing the protein MLLIIDNYDSFTYNLYQYFCELGAQVVVKRNDELTLREIERLAPERLVISPGPCTPDEAGISLAAIRHFADKLPILGVCLGHQAMGQAFGARVVRARQVMHGKTSAIAHSDTGVFTGLAQPLTVTRYHSLIIDSTSLPDCFEVTAWSEHEGKRDEIMGIRHRTLPLEGVQFHPESILSQQGHQLLDNFLKI; encoded by the coding sequence ATGCTGCTAATTATCGATAACTACGACTCCTTTACCTACAACCTTTACCAATACTTTTGTGAGCTTGGCGCACAGGTCGTGGTGAAGCGTAATGATGAACTGACGCTGCGCGAGATTGAACGGCTTGCGCCTGAGCGATTGGTCATTTCACCTGGCCCTTGTACGCCGGATGAGGCGGGCATTTCACTGGCTGCTATCCGTCACTTTGCCGATAAACTGCCTATTCTGGGCGTGTGTCTTGGCCATCAGGCGATGGGGCAGGCGTTCGGCGCGCGTGTGGTGCGAGCACGGCAGGTCATGCATGGGAAAACCTCTGCGATTGCGCATAGCGATACGGGGGTTTTCACGGGGCTGGCTCAGCCTTTGACGGTCACCCGTTATCATTCGCTCATTATTGATTCTACCTCGCTACCCGATTGCTTTGAGGTCACGGCCTGGAGCGAACATGAAGGAAAGCGTGATGAGATTATGGGGATCCGCCATCGCACATTGCCGCTGGAAGGGGTGCAGTTTCACCCAGAGAGCATTCTTAGCCAGCAAGGGCATCAGCTTTTGGATAATTTCCTTAAAATTTAG
- the crp gene encoding cAMP-activated global transcriptional regulator CRP — protein MVLGKPQTDPTLEWFLSHCHIHKYPSKSTLIHQGEKAETLYYIVKGSVAVLIKDEEGKEMILSYLNQGDFIGELGLFEEGQERSAWVRAKTACEVAEISYKKFRQLIQVNPDILMRLSAQMASRLQVTSEKVGNLAFLDVTGRIAQTLLNLAKQPDAMTHPDGMQIKITRQEIGQIVGCSRETVGRILKMLEDQNLISAHGKTIVVYGTR, from the coding sequence ATGGTTCTCGGCAAACCGCAAACAGACCCAACTCTCGAATGGTTCCTTTCCCATTGTCATATTCACAAATATCCATCGAAGAGCACGCTGATTCACCAAGGTGAAAAAGCAGAAACGCTTTACTACATCGTGAAAGGCTCTGTCGCAGTGCTAATCAAAGATGAAGAAGGTAAGGAAATGATTCTCTCCTACCTCAATCAGGGCGATTTTATCGGCGAGCTCGGCTTGTTTGAAGAAGGTCAGGAACGCAGCGCTTGGGTACGGGCCAAAACCGCCTGTGAAGTGGCTGAAATTTCCTATAAAAAATTCCGCCAGCTCATCCAGGTTAACCCGGATATTCTCATGCGTCTGTCTGCGCAAATGGCAAGCAGACTTCAGGTTACCTCTGAGAAAGTCGGCAACCTCGCCTTCCTTGATGTGACCGGCCGTATTGCCCAAACCCTACTAAACCTGGCCAAACAACCTGATGCCATGACGCATCCAGATGGCATGCAAATTAAAATTACCCGTCAGGAAATTGGGCAAATCGTTGGCTGCTCGCGTGAAACCGTGGGCCGCATTCTGAAAATGTTAGAAGACCAGAACCTGATCTCTGCACACGGTAAAACGATTGTCGTTTACGGCACTCGCTAA
- a CDS encoding OsmC family protein, which yields MQARVKWVEGLTFLGESASGHQILMDGNSGDKAPSPMEMVLMSVGGCSAIDVVSILQKGRNDVADCEVKLTSERRSDAPRLFTHINLHFIVTGKGLTDKVVERAVALSAEKYCSVALMLGKAVEVTHSHEVRVLA from the coding sequence ATGCAGGCTCGGGTAAAATGGGTTGAAGGCTTAACGTTTTTGGGCGAATCCGCATCAGGGCATCAGATATTGATGGACGGCAATTCTGGCGATAAAGCGCCCAGTCCGATGGAAATGGTATTGATGTCTGTAGGAGGATGCAGCGCGATTGACGTGGTGTCGATTCTGCAAAAAGGTCGCAACGATGTGGCTGATTGTGAGGTGAAATTAACGTCAGAGCGTCGGTCTGACGCGCCGCGTTTATTTACCCACATCAATCTGCATTTTATCGTGACGGGAAAAGGACTGACTGACAAAGTTGTTGAGCGAGCTGTCGCCCTGTCGGCGGAAAAGTACTGTTCTGTGGCATTGATGCTGGGCAAAGCCGTTGAGGTGACGCACAGCCACGAAGTTAGGGTGCTGGCTTAA
- a CDS encoding aspartate aminotransferase family protein yields MAAEQKAVTRDTHDKVILPVYAPAKFVPVKGKGSRVWDQEGREYIDFSGGIAVTALGHCHPALVNALQQQGEKLWHTSNIFTNEPALRLASKLIDATFADRVFFVNSGAEANEAAFKLARHYAVKRHSPYKTKIIAFYNAFHGRTLFTVSVGGQPKYADGFGPKPADIVHVPFNDLAAVKAVMDDHTCAVVLEPIQGEGGITPATPEFLQGVRDLCDQHKALLVFDEVQSGMGRTGKLFSYMHYGITPDILTTAKALGGGFPISAMLTTEEIASAMTVGVHGTTYGGNPLACAVAEAALDIINTPDVLSGVADRHDRFVSELEKINQQYGVFEQVRGMGLLLGAELKPQWHGRAGEFLAAATAQGLMVLMAGPNVIRFVPSLIIDEDDIAQGMAKFAKAVAQVVNAAN; encoded by the coding sequence ATGGCAGCAGAGCAGAAAGCAGTGACACGGGATACTCACGATAAAGTGATTTTGCCGGTTTATGCACCCGCGAAGTTTGTACCTGTGAAAGGTAAAGGGAGCCGCGTCTGGGATCAGGAAGGCCGCGAGTATATCGATTTCTCCGGCGGTATTGCGGTCACGGCGCTGGGCCACTGCCATCCTGCATTGGTGAACGCGTTGCAGCAGCAGGGTGAAAAGCTGTGGCACACCAGCAATATTTTCACTAATGAGCCTGCGCTACGCCTCGCCAGCAAATTGATTGATGCCACTTTTGCCGATCGCGTGTTCTTTGTTAACTCCGGTGCTGAGGCTAACGAAGCCGCCTTTAAGCTGGCGCGTCACTATGCGGTTAAACGCCATAGTCCGTATAAAACCAAGATCATCGCCTTCTACAATGCGTTCCATGGCCGGACGCTGTTTACCGTCTCGGTTGGCGGACAGCCTAAATATGCTGATGGTTTCGGGCCTAAGCCTGCGGATATTGTGCATGTTCCTTTCAACGATCTGGCTGCGGTAAAAGCGGTGATGGACGATCACACCTGTGCGGTCGTGCTGGAGCCGATTCAAGGCGAGGGCGGGATTACGCCTGCGACGCCTGAGTTTTTACAAGGCGTGCGCGATCTGTGCGATCAACACAAAGCACTGCTGGTATTTGATGAAGTGCAGAGCGGGATGGGGCGTACCGGTAAATTATTCAGCTACATGCACTACGGTATTACGCCGGATATTCTCACAACGGCTAAAGCATTGGGCGGCGGGTTCCCGATTAGCGCGATGCTGACGACGGAAGAGATCGCATCAGCCATGACGGTTGGGGTACACGGCACGACCTATGGCGGCAACCCGTTGGCCTGTGCGGTGGCGGAAGCCGCGCTGGATATAATTAACACGCCGGACGTGTTGTCGGGCGTGGCGGATCGTCACGATCGCTTTGTCAGTGAGCTTGAGAAAATCAATCAGCAGTACGGCGTATTCGAACAGGTTCGCGGTATGGGGCTGCTGCTGGGTGCAGAACTGAAACCGCAATGGCACGGTCGCGCGGGCGAGTTCCTGGCTGCCGCAACGGCTCAGGGGCTTATGGTGCTGATGGCTGGGCCTAACGTTATCCGCTTTGTACCGTCTTTGATCATTGATGAAGACGATATTGCGCAGGGGATGGCGAAGTTCGCCAAAGCTGTCGCGCAGGTCGTTAACGCAGCAAACTGA